Genomic segment of Triticum aestivum cultivar Chinese Spring chromosome 6A, IWGSC CS RefSeq v2.1, whole genome shotgun sequence:
TTAATCTGAATATCTGATCGTCGTAGTGATCTTTTAATTACAACAGTTTGATCCATTCCCTGTTTCTAGTAGTTAATTCGTGCACTTACCTTTCCGTGGCCCCTCTCATTGACATTGACGAACTCTTCTCCTTTTAACTACTAGTACTTGCTTAGCATTTGAAACATATTACACTGCACCTCCCACTGAGAATGTTACTGTCAGTTCGTCGCAAACTACTTTAGAGTTTAGAGTAAAGATTTGTGCTTTCCACCCACGTTCCACGTTTGATAAGCAGGTGAGACTGTCATTTTCGTGATGTCATAGTCATACAGACAGTGGCCGAGCTAGAACCAAAACCCTGTGGCTGTGGGGTCAACTAATCTAAACTTTCTGGCACTTAAAGTATGTACCAAAATAATTAAGAAAAACAGTATTCAATCGGGAAACAGTACTGAATCCAAGATGTTTTATTGAGAAACTTTGAAATTAACGATCCGACGTTGTTGTCAAACAGCGCATAGATGATAGTAAAACTTCAAAATAGAGGGTTGAATGAATGGTCATTTATTAGGGAATTCATGGGTGATAAATACGTCATTTCTGAAATTTCAAACTTGTACTACCATATTTGTTTGCATATCTATTTTGTCATTATATACTTTTGTACTCCATTCTTTataattttctgaaataaataacaGAAGCCCAAGTTTATTAGTTAATTTTTGTAGTCTATATTGGCACACTATAATGTCCCCTATCTCATTTCCCAAGTTTCCGACCTTCTCCTTGCCCTCTGAATTCTTATGGTTGCAAAGGGTGACGGTTTCTCGCCGAAAAAAGGGTAACGCTTGTGATTATCTCTCTCATAAATTATGCGCGTTTTCCTTGGGCCAATTCGTGGTAGCTTCTTGTGTTGTGCTGCCACCTTCCTTGATGATATCTGAAGATAGACAAGGTAGCCGAATTTGGCTTCCCTTTTCGTCCTTTCTCTTGTCTTGTTTAATATGCCCAGCAACGTTGAGAAAGgtctcatccttagccaatcttatgGTGTTCTGCACTGACCACTTTGCCCCTTGCTGCATTACATGGCCTCTTTCCTGTGATGCACATGCTGACATCTGTTGCTTCTAGACATGCTCCAAGAATCAGTTTCTTTTTGCCTTTCCATGAATACATCCACATCATTGCCTCTGATATTTTGTCATATGCAAGCAGGGGCAAAGGGAACTACACAGAAGCAGCAATGGATGAAGGGATGGAGCTCAAGGGGTGCGTTTGCCGGATCAAGAGCTGCGCCGGCCAACTTCTGTCGATGGAGGAGGATCTGGTGACTGATCTGGACGATGACTCATGGGACTTGGTCTGGAGGGACCTCCGCCTGAAGGCTACCTTCTTGTACATTGATCTGAGCCGTGTGATCTCCCGAAGTGAGAACGATGAGCGCAGGAAGGCGCTCACCCTTCTCGCCAACAAATTCTTCTACTGCACGGATGAGGTGATTGATTGCTGTCTTCTCCCTTAAATTTCGGTAGATTTCCTTGCAAGCAAACCAAGATGATTTACTTGTACGAAAACACAGAGCACGGCAATTATTTTACAAATTTCTTATCGAGGCACCTGCCAGGTGTGCACTTAAATTTTGAGGTACCAATTAGAACTTCAAGATGTCTCTGAGTTGCAGATCAATGCTTGTGCCCCTTAACCAAGTTTGTATGGTTCTTGACTCAGATCATGCAATAAATAGTTGTCAATTGCATTTTGCTCAGATTACTCAACTAGCAATGCGGCGAACTGGTCATGGTCAAACATAAAAAATCTCAAATTTCCGTAGTCTAGTCCTTGCGCAGAATTAAACTGTAGAATGACACAGAAGTGGTCTGTTCAGTTTGTTAGCTTACTTTGTGGACGTGTTTGATGCTTTTGACATAAAACTGCTCCTGCACAAATGGCAGCTATGCGATGCGGTGACGAGCCGAAGCGTCCCCGTCGTGAAGATGTGCTACAACGACACCGCTCAGGCTCTCCGTGAGTTGCTCGCGGCCCTTGCGCCGCCGCAGTAGCATGTTGGGCTCATGCCATGTGGTCCTGTACTACGATGCGATGCTGTGAGGCTGGATCAAGCAGACACAGCATTTGCATCTTCTGGATAGCAAGGAAAGGATGGAGTCATGCCAGAAACTCTTGCAGAGGGATGAGTCTTTATGTAAGGAACGTATGTGCCTGAAACTCACATGGGCATTTTCCAGATGAGCACCGGCTAGAGCACCTGTGTACATACATGGTCCAAATATCTCCGCAGTTGAAGCAGAGCAAGAGAAATAATACCTAGCGTGTGGTTATCTCCAGCAAAGTTTTCTCCTGTTTtgtttctgattttaattatatgTCTGTGTTTACCTGATGGTAATCGTTGCCAAATTTCATGGAATTTAGCCAGCGCCAGGGATAATAATCATTTGATCATAGCAGGTTGCTCCAGTTAATGGTACTGCGGTAATGGTTCGGCCAATTTGACCTCTTAAAacagagtgaattgcaaaaaaccaccacattaaAGCGTAGGTTTGCAGAAAAGACTTTTCTACGAATTTGTGCCCAAAAACACTGATTCTTAGCCTAATCTTTTGCAGAAAACATTAGTTGATGGCTTTAACCCATTTGATGACGATTATGACAGATGGAGCCCACCATTTGCTGATGTGGCTAACGGTCTTTTTGCCAAAACGTCCTCCGCTCCCTAAAAAATTATTCCTTAAAAAACTACCCTCTCCCTGCTCCTCCACCTTCCTCCGGCGCGCCCCTGCCTCCcagcgccgccacctccctcctGACGCGCCCCCGCCTCCCAGTGCTGCCACCTCCCTCCCGGCGCGCCCCCGCCCTCCCAGCGCCACCACCTCCCTTCCCGGCTACGACCCTGACGCGCAGCTCGGCCCGCCATGCCAAGCTCGACCCGCCTTgacggggaggaggagggacgAGGTGTGGTGGAGACTGGGCCCGCCGGATCCTGGCGCAGGCCGTCCTTGGACGTGGGTTGTGGAGGCGGGGAACATCGGACCCGGCCGGATCTGGCATGTGGTGGCACAGGACGTGGGTGGCAGCGATAGGAGGTAGTCTGGTCTGCGCGCTAGAGGCGGAGTGATGGTCGGGGCAGCTGCTCCAGGTAGGCCACCCGGACCGCGCGCTACTCCGTGGCGAGCCGCGGCGGGAGGCGGCGACAGGGCTCGTCTACGCGACCGCCCGATGTGGCAACCTGCCGGAGCAGACGCAAGCGCCCTCCTCGCCGCCAAGTTCAGCAGGGGCTTcgcgtccaccgccgccgagcGGGTTGCGCGCCGCGCCTCAGGCTCAACCTCTGGCGCCCTTGCTCGGCGTCCGCGCCAGCAAGAGCAGGCTCGCCTGCGACTTGAGGATGCGCTTGTGCCGCGGCCGTGCTCTCTGCTCCCATTCCAGGTGACGAGACTCATCAGCCATGGCCggcgtgttgctgctctgctctctgGGCAGCCCAAATTCACTAAGGAGCTGATTGCGTTTTATACTTTTACCCGAAGGGTGACTATGCAAAAATAccagggccccacatgtcataatcGAGGTTAAAATGCATAAAACGGTTgatcagtgttttttgcaaaagGTTAGGACTAAAATCAGTATTTTCTGACACAAATTCGTAGAAAAGTCTTTTCTGCAAACCTACGCTTCAATATGGTGGTTTTTCGCAATTCACTCCTTAAAACACTATGTGCCACCAGGAATAAATGGGAACCGTGGGCACACTAGCAATGAACAATGTAGCAAAGCTTTGGCATCGATTTTGATATACGTGTATTAACAATTGAAAAGCTATTAGATGTCTCGCTACGCCCCAGCGCTTAGGGTTCTTCACGTAACCGGCATCGTAGGCGGCCAGAGGAGTGGAGATCAGGGGCGGACGCACGTTGAGCTCAGTGGGGGCCAATGCCCCTACTCGATTTTTGCCTCCCGTAACACTAGGCCCATAGTAAAAGGTGTTGCCCCCACTCAGCCCATGCTTTTCAATAAAGGACGATTTTATTATCTCAGAATATAGCATCAAGGGGATACAAAACATTATGAGTAACACTTGGTCTCTGCATAActgagatgcacacagccaaattcAAAAGTCTGACAAAAAATATGAAATATAAACCGACATATCGGCAACAGTAaagtcctatagaccgacactatgtcTATGTCGAAGGTGGTGGTGGATCGATCCGgaggttatgctgccacccatgttgggaaaaaacctccgtagccacctgttccaaccgcgtacacaccgccttgaacagcgaTTGGTGCTCCGATCGTTGTAGCATAGGCCACGTATGAAGCGAGTGCatacaacggaaaataacctgcataggagaagCATTTTTTCCATTAAAAACCAAATCGTTTCTACATAGCCAGAGCGACCAAATTAAGGCGTACGCTCCCACCCTTATAAGCGCTTTAAACCTATTTGGAATACCTCCAACCTGTGACCAAATATATTGGCAACACTTATGGGCGGAtataaatttgacgctatttggatgattgatcacgtagaacgtgcaaacttgcattgaaaaaagaggtgtttgattgtctcgtcatgagtacaaaaacaacacttcttactccctgaccagttgcgtcgtgcgaggttgtctttggtCAACACAACTCCcttacgaagataccacatgaaaattttcacttttagtggaatcttggacttccaaattttcttgttattactcactgatacctcagaatgtgtgagcgcacggtacatagagtctactgtaaaagaccctgatgtagtaaggttccagcgaaacatATCCCGaccttgtgtcaggttaatcgaatccaaccgggacaaaagattatgccatgacataagtctggggccaatcaaatcccg
This window contains:
- the LOC123127700 gene encoding photosynthetic NDH subunit of lumenal location 3, chloroplastic — translated: MDEGMELKGCVCRIKSCAGQLLSMEEDLVTDLDDDSWDLVWRDLRLKATFLYIDLSRVISRSENDERRKALTLLANKFFYCTDELCDAVTSRSVPVVKMCYNDTAQALRELLAALAPPQ